From one candidate division WOR-3 bacterium genomic stretch:
- a CDS encoding YfhL family 4Fe-4S dicluster ferredoxin: protein MAYKINDECTACGLCEPECPVQAIAAGDPIYVIDFDKCVECEGHFDEPQCAAVCPVDACVPDPDHPKK from the coding sequence ATGGCATACAAAATTAATGATGAGTGCACTGCATGTGGGCTATGCGAGCCGGAGTGCCCGGTTCAGGCGATTGCGGCTGGCGATCCGATTTACGTCATCGACTTTGACAAATGCGTAGAGTGTGAAGGTCACTTTGATGAGCCTCAGTGTGCTGCGGTCTGTCCGGTAGATGCATGCGTTCCTGATCCGGATCATCCAAAGAAATAA
- the ricT gene encoding regulatory iron-sulfur-containing complex subunit RicT, with translation MIYQLLITPFRLESCRSETGCAAGEFVLLKSKEGIDIGKVVALQKDETGSVYGEILRGVTHEDLQKQCELQEYEDFCLIEFKKAVDDFGVAMKPVYCHCQFDEERVMFYFTAEKRLEFRRLHRHISQKLNKRVVIKQIGVRDYSKLFGGIGPCGRNLCCSAFLNELKSISLRMAREQKLYVSPSKISGVCGKLLCCLNFEENFYTDFQERNLSRTMQVDEEE, from the coding sequence ATGATTTATCAATTACTTATTACGCCTTTTCGTCTTGAATCCTGCCGCAGCGAGACCGGCTGCGCAGCAGGCGAATTCGTCTTACTGAAGAGCAAAGAAGGTATCGATATCGGCAAAGTGGTCGCGCTGCAGAAAGATGAAACGGGGAGCGTGTACGGGGAGATTTTGCGGGGGGTTACCCATGAGGACCTGCAGAAGCAGTGTGAACTGCAGGAGTATGAAGATTTCTGCCTGATTGAATTCAAGAAGGCCGTAGATGACTTCGGCGTGGCGATGAAGCCGGTATATTGTCATTGCCAGTTTGACGAAGAGCGGGTAATGTTCTATTTCACGGCCGAGAAGAGACTGGAATTCCGCCGGTTGCACCGGCACATTTCCCAGAAATTGAACAAGCGTGTAGTTATCAAGCAGATAGGCGTTCGCGACTACTCCAAGCTCTTCGGCGGGATCGGTCCATGCGGCCGGAATCTTTGCTGTTCAGCATTCTTGAATGAATTGAAATCTATCTCCCTGCGAATGGCGAGAGAGCAGAAACTCTATGTCTCCCCGAGTAAAATTTCCGGTGTATGCGGCAAACTGCTCTGCTGCTTGAATTTCGAAGAAAATTTCTATACCGATTTTCAGGAGAGAAACCTCAGTCGCACGATGCAGGTCGATGAAGAAGAATAG
- the mazG gene encoding nucleoside triphosphate pyrophosphohydrolase, which yields MKTDDLFRLVKTLREKCPWDRSQTLQSLKGKVIEESYELVEAISEDDLAAIMEEIGDVMFLAMFLARILEEDGKVDFDQLIESTIKKYRAKHPHVFEEKELKDENAVLEFWHKSKEDIFAGIPEILPALLAAKVIQERAARLGFDWPTHAGPLGKVREELSEIDKGQGSERHEEMGDLLFACVNLARHLNIDPEDALRNANKKFVRRFRRVLKELKSRGRDIDSVGLEEMDAIWDEIKRQE from the coding sequence ATGAAGACAGATGATCTGTTTCGTCTTGTTAAGACCCTGCGGGAAAAGTGCCCATGGGATCGGTCTCAGACCCTTCAATCCTTAAAAGGGAAAGTGATCGAGGAATCCTACGAACTCGTCGAAGCGATCTCTGAAGACGATCTTGCCGCGATCATGGAGGAGATCGGCGATGTCATGTTCCTTGCCATGTTTCTTGCTCGCATTCTGGAGGAGGATGGTAAGGTAGATTTTGATCAACTCATCGAGTCGACGATAAAAAAATACCGTGCCAAACATCCGCATGTGTTTGAAGAAAAGGAACTCAAAGACGAAAATGCGGTCCTGGAATTCTGGCACAAGAGTAAGGAAGATATCTTCGCAGGAATACCTGAAATCCTTCCGGCTCTTCTGGCGGCGAAGGTGATCCAGGAAAGGGCAGCAAGGCTCGGTTTTGACTGGCCCACACACGCAGGGCCTCTTGGTAAGGTTCGCGAAGAACTCAGTGAGATCGATAAGGGCCAGGGATCTGAGCGCCACGAGGAAATGGGTGATCTCTTATTTGCCTGTGTGAACCTGGCACGCCATCTGAACATCGATCCCGAGGATGCCTTGAGGAACGCCAACAAGAAATTTGTCAGACGGTTCAGGAGGGTCCTGAAAGAATTGAAGAGTAGGGGCCGTGACATCGATAGCGTCGGTCTTGAAGAGATGGACGCGATATGGGATGAGATCAAAAGACAAGAATAG
- a CDS encoding MFS transporter gives MSNAGKSSELRHTVKFSVTEGVYTQIYIALASAGSAFVTRFALLLGALPYHLGLLAAIGQLSLVFQPFGILITRRGTSRKKIIVKLATAGRALALVYGVLPFFFPRYIAIWVFLLLLSLSTSLHAMGTNAWIAWISDMVPDRVRGRFFSWRSRYFMIGGLLIGYVLGAFVDVFDPKTVGLIERLFSITNAGIFSAGHFEYVFIFVFVIAAIFGFLGLTFLKRQPERPSKIKKEHIAAMLIKPMRDRNFRKFLIYSLWWMLALGIGSPFWQPFMIQKLHMSLVNIQVYGTISAIASILALRPWGMIIDRFGNKAAMRIAIILGGINPLVWLFVNVNNTWILYLEAMTSGIMWSGTNIVAMNFVLAIAPSDRRQIYSGILGAFSGTAMIITMLLSGFFLPRSMEILGLYLHPEQVLFGLTGLLRWTAHVPLSWVEEPRGQPFGALMYYLRQSAKVRIAQFVGLIVRNGGNYSGSENRR, from the coding sequence ATGTCTAATGCTGGTAAGTCATCCGAACTCCGCCATACAGTAAAATTCTCTGTCACCGAAGGTGTGTATACTCAGATCTATATTGCCCTGGCGAGTGCGGGTAGTGCCTTTGTTACACGATTCGCCCTCTTGCTCGGAGCCCTACCATACCATCTGGGACTGCTCGCGGCCATCGGTCAACTATCACTGGTTTTCCAACCTTTTGGCATCCTGATTACCAGAAGAGGAACATCCCGGAAGAAGATAATCGTCAAACTGGCGACCGCGGGACGGGCGCTCGCCCTGGTGTATGGGGTCCTGCCTTTCTTTTTTCCCCGCTACATTGCCATCTGGGTTTTCCTACTGCTGCTTTCACTGAGCACTTCTCTACATGCCATGGGTACGAATGCCTGGATAGCCTGGATCTCGGATATGGTGCCGGACCGTGTAAGGGGACGTTTTTTCTCGTGGCGCTCCCGCTATTTTATGATCGGAGGTTTACTGATCGGCTACGTGCTCGGTGCTTTCGTTGACGTATTCGATCCAAAGACGGTGGGTTTGATCGAAAGGTTGTTTAGTATAACCAATGCAGGCATTTTTTCTGCCGGGCATTTCGAATATGTATTTATTTTTGTATTTGTGATCGCTGCGATATTTGGATTCCTTGGTTTGACATTCCTGAAGCGTCAGCCAGAACGTCCAAGTAAAATAAAAAAAGAACACATAGCCGCGATGTTAATAAAACCGATGCGTGACCGCAACTTCCGTAAATTCCTGATATACAGTTTGTGGTGGATGCTTGCACTGGGTATCGGGTCTCCGTTCTGGCAGCCTTTCATGATACAGAAATTGCACATGTCTTTGGTCAATATCCAGGTCTATGGTACGATCAGTGCGATCGCATCGATTCTCGCATTGCGGCCATGGGGTATGATCATCGATCGGTTCGGTAACAAAGCGGCCATGCGCATCGCGATTATATTAGGTGGCATCAACCCGCTGGTATGGTTATTCGTCAATGTGAACAATACCTGGATATTGTACCTGGAGGCGATGACATCGGGCATCATGTGGTCGGGGACCAACATCGTTGCCATGAATTTTGTCCTGGCGATCGCCCCGAGTGATAGGCGACAGATCTATTCGGGGATTCTTGGTGCTTTTTCCGGAACTGCGATGATAATCACAATGCTACTGTCCGGCTTCTTTCTACCAAGGTCCATGGAGATACTGGGTTTGTATCTACACCCTGAACAGGTTTTGTTCGGGCTCACCGGATTGTTGCGCTGGACCGCTCATGTTCCCTTGAGCTGGGTGGAGGAACCAAGGGGCCAGCCATTTGGCGCTCTCATGTATTATCTGAGGCAGTCGGCAAAGGTGCGTATTGCTCAGTTCGTCGGACTCATCGTCCGCAACGGCGGCAACTACTCTGGCAGCGAGAATCGCCGCTGA
- the rsmG gene encoding 16S rRNA (guanine(527)-N(7))-methyltransferase RsmG, giving the protein MRSKDKNSQSENIEREVDELRTGLVQLGIDFDADVIARFTDYVRILYSYHGKLHLLSHRDYERISRRHFLPSLAALQYVRNHRRVCDVGAGAGFPSIPLKALLPAIDLVIFESVAKKADFLRFLVDGIRLEGVEIRNERAEEYSGEGFDLMLFRAVGKVAKLLRLVDKLLVPGGEAIFYKSQHVNTELRQAETVMKKKGYTAKVITVSTPVEGLPLALVILNKPC; this is encoded by the coding sequence ATGAGATCAAAAGACAAGAATAGCCAGTCAGAGAATATAGAGCGCGAAGTAGACGAACTCAGAACCGGTCTTGTGCAGCTCGGTATAGATTTCGATGCTGACGTGATCGCCCGCTTTACGGATTACGTTAGGATCCTTTATTCCTATCACGGTAAGTTGCACCTCCTCTCTCACAGGGATTACGAACGCATAAGCAGGAGGCACTTTCTACCGTCATTGGCTGCCTTGCAGTATGTGAGGAATCATCGCCGGGTATGTGATGTCGGCGCAGGTGCCGGATTTCCTTCTATCCCCCTGAAAGCATTACTGCCCGCGATCGATCTGGTGATCTTTGAATCAGTGGCCAAGAAAGCGGACTTCCTGAGATTCTTGGTGGACGGAATTCGCCTTGAGGGAGTCGAGATAAGGAATGAACGAGCAGAGGAATATTCGGGTGAGGGATTTGACCTGATGCTGTTCAGGGCGGTTGGGAAGGTCGCAAAATTGCTGAGGTTGGTTGACAAGTTACTTGTTCCGGGAGGCGAAGCGATCTTCTACAAATCGCAGCATGTTAATACGGAGCTTCGGCAAGCTGAGACCGTGATGAAAAAGAAGGGTTATACGGCCAAGGTGATCACCGTATCGACACCCGTGGAGGGTCTGCCGCTCGCTCTGGTGATATTGAACAAGCCGTGTTGA
- a CDS encoding septum formation initiator family protein yields MYTGMKRRRKQTKQTSKRFRLLIFAAVLAVPLLYLGRRIYRFADAIFEENSMNRQRIILRAENDVLKQRIDEYKKGGLIETKAREDLGMIKKGEKVYLIRKK; encoded by the coding sequence TTGTATACAGGCATGAAGCGACGTCGCAAGCAGACTAAGCAGACATCGAAGCGATTCAGGCTATTAATTTTTGCTGCTGTTCTTGCGGTCCCGTTATTGTATTTGGGCAGAAGGATTTATCGATTTGCTGATGCGATCTTCGAAGAGAATAGCATGAATAGACAGCGAATAATACTCCGTGCCGAGAATGATGTTTTGAAACAAAGGATCGATGAATACAAGAAAGGCGGTCTAATTGAAACAAAGGCCAGGGAAGACCTGGGAATGATCAAGAAAGGTGAGAAGGTCTATCTAATACGCAAGAAATGA
- a CDS encoding putative Ig domain-containing protein, producing MNRNTIAFWLVIVLLVTTCGGKKEEGTISSNDAPVLQSVTLLPLNPNVRSEITARILASDKDGDPITYLVKWFVNEDEIGEGMSFTYPDIKKGDKIFAEVTPYDGKTYGKTMRSGEVTIGGMAPRIVSVSVMPEMVYVTTPQITLNALFEDADQDEIDLVVHWLVNDEVLPNTSNVLQLSSLGLKKNDVITGAAFADDGDDRSEPFPFEITIANSPPAFKMKIDSVKCATDSVYYALPIFDPDGDPLSFELLDAPSGIMIDKENGVIYGTAGQTEVFEVFVRATDAEGAYLDAQFTLAAK from the coding sequence TTGAATAGAAACACCATCGCATTCTGGCTAGTTATCGTGCTGCTCGTCACCACGTGCGGCGGCAAGAAAGAGGAAGGAACCATTTCATCCAACGATGCACCGGTACTGCAGAGCGTGACCCTCCTTCCGTTGAATCCAAACGTTCGTTCGGAAATAACCGCACGGATTCTTGCCTCGGACAAGGATGGCGATCCGATCACCTATCTCGTAAAATGGTTCGTCAACGAAGATGAGATCGGTGAAGGTATGTCTTTCACCTACCCCGATATCAAGAAGGGAGATAAGATATTTGCCGAGGTTACGCCATACGACGGAAAGACATACGGAAAGACCATGCGGTCTGGTGAAGTGACCATTGGTGGTATGGCGCCAAGGATCGTCTCGGTATCGGTCATGCCTGAGATGGTATACGTAACAACACCCCAGATCACGCTCAACGCCCTCTTCGAAGATGCTGATCAGGATGAAATAGATCTGGTCGTTCATTGGCTGGTAAACGATGAAGTGTTACCCAACACCTCTAATGTTCTCCAACTCAGCTCTCTCGGGCTTAAGAAGAATGACGTGATAACAGGTGCCGCCTTTGCCGATGACGGCGATGACCGGTCCGAACCCTTCCCTTTTGAGATCACCATTGCCAATTCTCCACCCGCCTTCAAGATGAAGATCGACTCGGTAAAATGCGCCACTGACAGCGTTTATTACGCACTCCCAATATTCGATCCCGACGGAGACCCCCTCTCCTTTGAACTCCTGGACGCACCTTCTGGCATTATGATCGATAAGGAAAATGGTGTCATATATGGAACTGCCGGTCAAACAGAGGTTTTTGAGGTGTTTGTGCGCGCCACTGATGCCGAAGGCGCTTACTTGGATGCACAATTCACTTTGGCGGCAAAATAG
- a CDS encoding T9SS type A sorting domain-containing protein: MFSQKKAIAAIILTACILMAGPADVEENTQEFLNTIPIYQVKYHETFIEAPNPVWDTNRVYAGSSANLTRKVAIGKYFKGATDDTLRVITVQSGGTRNLVIATDTTSTGFGKEKFRIEEPYQFSAGTPHPVTVGDIDGDAYTDIVAAMAASPYKVIWFEWNGAAWAPQDSFAVNAAVYGLTIGDANNNGNANELLVPIYSSTGGYAVMHAVWTGTAWDTTRIIFSQPTYPRDVVIADIRPDLTGNEFYVSGTSAIGMAYWNGASWDTSTVATGLASTVYGIDAGDVDGNLAGSEIVGVHSSSTYQISVWNWDGAAWQGRAWQWQSTSIGSYNSIDIGDIITDHPGNEVVVTGASTTQYPAAFWIAADGSGWVSTLPKPVASQTQYGVAIGDINRFRSMNEEFVLTGYGTIVEVEQYDFVNDVGASWVVMHNPTSIVNLQDTITVGIFNSGSASQSGFSVGYRFQTSPATGSVTYTGTLASGTIDSVKIPVTMTSLGWDTLYVFTNLTGDAYAANDTTFCHIEVYDESTKVASGFNAINFPPQDWTATILVGTYNWARYDNPTYPSAGVLEGYAVAGYRSYSAADGSMARLRSHPFNIGPTPKKIKLHFYMYGDTGDATNHDSIFVQYSFDDVTWTTVAGFDRVDTINSWRVFDVEIGDFAANTDLYVGFLAWSDYGNYMYIDSARFYATTATAAMTDAGVMAIAPMPAPVIAGDSLEVVATIRNYGLNVLTSIPVFYTTGGADTTTETWTGSMMIGQTEDFTFSTKFVPSGSGDVTLWAGTKLPGDQDPSNDTTSISFTVCPFSNVPPYFKDFDEDWSNSTNPPFCGWQIVDGGSQTPNIVDNNDWHRYLYSTHGSNVARIYYSPIEDQDDWLISPRFDCSAGGNYSLAYWHYYNDYSTSSPDSGRVLLSTDNGTNWQLITMYSNADDSGFYNFDITSLVAGQSQVKIAFHYGAYNEYWWYIDDFRIDFAADTTGPDIAWVTLQGNTYSPGPYGVSATITDASGISADSLYYVVDDGVTAVGHVSVVGDTFTYQMPTQAPGTVVEYYVGAVDALMNSSASTTERFWVLSPMAPTDLEVELQADTTVLLEWLPPGEELSYHGAIAYYWSSDAGDMVATQFTPQHTPCKLEAASITFYQQQDTFAFYVWADDGSGYPGTPLYVDTLINTQIYPNAEVFDLSGEDIVVDGDFHIGYQWLGDNTPWILCDAEANTTRSKYNEGSGWLPSGYDFFTTAVVSYIPPTTEGIVSRRVSNSVVRSFSAGQTKIGTERAVSERVTEVVLEPLDAAAVQTLLERILGISNFEVERSTTQGGPYTSIGTSTMSSFIDSMLVSENEYYYVVKANYTAPDTMSYYSNEVAVEVDFTAPVYANTTFDTLVAGPWVVSTDITDWSGLDYDTLAYRADGGTFAYVTSDSISGNTYYYTIQSYPSYTLIEFYLFCQDASWFVNTGQDPLTGYYSFTVTGINENNFVGMIPDHVFLNQNRPNPFSQLTRVEYGVPQSMHVNISVYNAAGQRVKTLVDEIKAPGYHVVNWQGTDNLGRRLAEGVYFMRITTEELKETKKIIHVR; the protein is encoded by the coding sequence ATGTTTAGCCAGAAAAAGGCTATTGCAGCAATAATCCTTACCGCATGCATCCTGATGGCCGGGCCGGCTGATGTAGAAGAGAATACGCAGGAATTCTTGAACACCATACCGATATACCAAGTCAAGTATCATGAAACATTCATAGAGGCGCCAAATCCGGTTTGGGATACGAACCGTGTCTATGCCGGTTCAAGCGCCAACCTGACGAGGAAGGTTGCGATCGGCAAATACTTTAAGGGCGCAACCGATGACACGCTTCGTGTGATAACGGTGCAGTCGGGCGGCACGCGTAACCTGGTCATTGCCACGGATACTACATCGACCGGTTTCGGCAAAGAGAAGTTCCGGATTGAAGAGCCCTATCAGTTCTCTGCCGGTACGCCCCACCCGGTTACAGTCGGTGATATTGACGGCGATGCATACACTGATATTGTCGCTGCGATGGCGGCCAGTCCGTACAAAGTAATTTGGTTCGAGTGGAACGGTGCGGCATGGGCGCCTCAGGATTCTTTCGCGGTGAATGCGGCAGTTTATGGTCTTACGATCGGCGATGCGAATAACAACGGGAATGCCAATGAATTGCTGGTGCCGATATACTCTTCGACCGGAGGCTACGCGGTGATGCACGCGGTCTGGACCGGTACAGCATGGGACACTACGAGGATAATATTCAGCCAACCAACTTACCCCCGTGATGTGGTGATCGCGGACATACGTCCGGACCTGACAGGCAACGAGTTTTATGTCTCGGGTACTTCGGCGATTGGCATGGCATACTGGAACGGCGCATCGTGGGATACGTCAACGGTCGCCACCGGTCTTGCCTCGACCGTCTATGGTATTGATGCGGGTGATGTCGACGGTAATCTTGCCGGGAGTGAAATCGTCGGGGTGCATAGTTCGAGCACGTACCAGATATCGGTGTGGAACTGGGACGGCGCTGCCTGGCAGGGAAGGGCATGGCAGTGGCAGTCGACCTCGATCGGTTCATACAATAGTATCGACATCGGGGATATTATTACGGATCACCCGGGGAATGAGGTTGTTGTTACCGGAGCAAGCACGACGCAATACCCGGCGGCGTTCTGGATCGCGGCTGACGGTTCAGGGTGGGTGAGTACGCTGCCCAAACCGGTGGCCAGTCAGACGCAGTACGGTGTTGCGATCGGTGACATAAACCGGTTCCGGAGCATGAACGAGGAATTCGTCCTCACCGGGTACGGCACGATCGTGGAAGTCGAGCAGTACGACTTTGTGAATGATGTCGGTGCCTCATGGGTGGTGATGCATAATCCGACATCGATCGTCAATCTGCAGGATACGATCACGGTAGGTATCTTTAACTCAGGATCGGCGTCACAGTCGGGCTTCAGTGTAGGATACCGGTTCCAGACAAGCCCCGCGACCGGCAGCGTGACCTATACGGGGACGCTTGCTTCCGGCACGATCGATTCGGTGAAAATACCGGTAACCATGACCTCCCTGGGCTGGGATACACTCTATGTGTTCACAAACCTGACCGGCGACGCGTATGCAGCCAACGATACAACCTTCTGCCATATCGAAGTCTACGACGAGAGCACCAAGGTTGCCTCGGGCTTCAACGCGATCAATTTCCCGCCACAGGATTGGACTGCGACCATACTCGTTGGTACGTATAACTGGGCAAGGTACGACAATCCCACATATCCTTCTGCTGGTGTGCTCGAGGGTTATGCGGTTGCTGGATATCGTAGTTACAGCGCGGCTGATGGTTCAATGGCACGTCTCAGGAGCCATCCGTTCAATATCGGACCGACACCGAAAAAGATAAAACTACATTTCTACATGTACGGCGATACTGGCGACGCGACTAATCATGATTCTATCTTTGTCCAGTATTCCTTTGACGATGTTACGTGGACGACGGTTGCTGGTTTTGACCGCGTGGATACGATAAACTCATGGCGCGTGTTTGATGTCGAGATCGGTGATTTTGCCGCTAACACGGATCTCTACGTAGGCTTCCTTGCCTGGAGTGACTACGGCAATTACATGTACATAGATTCAGCAAGGTTCTATGCGACGACGGCGACCGCGGCAATGACCGATGCGGGCGTCATGGCGATTGCGCCGATGCCTGCGCCGGTGATCGCTGGCGACAGTCTCGAGGTTGTGGCAACGATCAGAAACTATGGTCTTAATGTCTTGACGTCGATACCGGTATTCTATACGACGGGTGGCGCGGACACGACGACTGAAACATGGACCGGGTCAATGATGATCGGCCAGACCGAGGATTTCACCTTCTCTACGAAATTCGTGCCCTCCGGTTCGGGCGATGTCACGCTCTGGGCAGGCACAAAACTCCCGGGTGACCAGGATCCATCCAACGATACGACGAGTATTTCCTTCACGGTTTGTCCGTTCTCTAATGTGCCGCCCTACTTCAAAGACTTTGATGAGGATTGGTCTAATTCAACGAATCCACCGTTCTGCGGCTGGCAGATCGTCGACGGCGGCTCGCAAACGCCGAATATCGTGGATAACAATGACTGGCACCGGTATTTATACTCGACGCACGGTAGTAACGTGGCGCGGATCTACTACAGCCCGATCGAAGACCAGGATGACTGGTTAATATCACCCAGATTCGACTGCAGCGCAGGGGGTAACTACTCGCTGGCCTACTGGCACTACTACAACGACTATTCAACAAGCAGTCCAGATTCGGGTCGGGTACTCTTGAGCACGGATAATGGGACAAATTGGCAATTGATAACGATGTACTCAAATGCGGATGATTCAGGTTTCTACAACTTCGATATTACTTCTCTGGTTGCTGGTCAATCGCAAGTGAAGATCGCTTTCCATTATGGGGCATACAACGAGTACTGGTGGTATATCGATGATTTCCGCATTGACTTTGCCGCGGATACAACGGGTCCGGATATAGCGTGGGTTACGCTGCAAGGCAATACTTATAGTCCTGGTCCTTATGGTGTCAGCGCAACTATCACAGATGCATCCGGTATCTCAGCCGATTCGTTATACTATGTGGTGGATGATGGGGTGACGGCGGTCGGGCACGTGAGTGTGGTAGGTGATACCTTCACGTATCAGATGCCGACGCAGGCGCCGGGTACAGTGGTTGAGTACTATGTGGGTGCAGTAGATGCGCTTATGAACAGCTCGGCCAGCACTACTGAGCGTTTCTGGGTTCTCTCACCGATGGCACCGACCGATCTTGAGGTTGAGCTCCAGGCCGATACTACGGTGCTGCTCGAATGGTTGCCGCCGGGTGAGGAGCTCTCTTATCATGGAGCAATTGCCTACTACTGGTCGTCCGATGCCGGTGATATGGTTGCGACCCAATTCACGCCGCAGCATACACCCTGTAAATTGGAAGCGGCTTCGATCACCTTCTACCAGCAGCAGGATACCTTTGCCTTCTATGTCTGGGCAGATGATGGTTCTGGATATCCGGGTACACCGTTGTATGTGGATACCCTAATAAACACCCAGATATATCCTAATGCCGAGGTATTCGATCTTTCGGGTGAGGACATCGTTGTCGATGGTGATTTCCATATCGGGTACCAGTGGCTGGGTGACAACACGCCTTGGATACTCTGTGATGCCGAAGCGAACACGACGCGTAGCAAATATAATGAAGGTAGTGGATGGCTGCCGAGCGGATATGATTTCTTCACGACCGCGGTCGTCAGTTACATTCCGCCGACTACCGAAGGTATTGTTTCACGCCGTGTTTCGAACAGTGTAGTGCGGTCGTTCAGTGCGGGTCAGACCAAGATCGGTACCGAGCGAGCGGTGAGTGAGCGGGTGACTGAAGTGGTGCTGGAGCCGCTCGATGCTGCCGCGGTGCAGACATTGCTGGAGCGGATTCTGGGCATATCGAATTTCGAGGTCGAACGCAGTACGACACAGGGTGGACCGTACACTTCGATAGGCACCAGTACGATGAGTTCGTTTATTGACAGCATGCTGGTGAGCGAAAACGAGTACTACTATGTGGTGAAGGCGAACTATACGGCACCCGACACCATGTCGTACTACTCCAACGAAGTTGCGGTCGAGGTTGATTTCACTGCGCCGGTCTACGCGAACACGACATTTGATACGCTGGTCGCCGGGCCGTGGGTGGTGTCGACCGATATCACTGACTGGAGCGGACTGGATTATGATACGCTCGCCTATCGCGCCGATGGTGGTACCTTCGCTTACGTCACCAGCGACAGCATATCAGGTAATACCTACTACTATACGATACAGAGTTATCCGAGTTACACGCTGATCGAGTTCTATCTGTTCTGTCAGGATGCGTCGTGGTTCGTGAACACTGGTCAGGATCCGTTGACCGGTTACTATTCATTCACGGTTACCGGTATCAACGAGAATAACTTTGTTGGAATGATCCCCGACCACGTGTTCCTCAATCAGAATCGCCCTAATCCTTTCAGCCAGTTGACACGGGTCGAGTACGGCGTGCCGCAGAGCATGCATGTGAACATATCGGTTTACAATGCGGCCGGACAGCGGGTCAAGACACTGGTCGATGAGATCAAGGCACCGGGTTATCATGTTGTGAACTGGCAGGGTACTGATAATCTTGGCCGCCGTCTTGCCGAGGGTGTCTACTTCATGCGGATAACGACCGAAGAACTGAAGGAAACGAAGAAGATCATCCACGTCCGGTAA